TGGCCCGCTCGCCTGACGGGCTCGGGTCGGGGCGCGGCCGGGTTGATGCGCACACGAGTTCGTGCTCGGTTGTGCGCGCGCGCCTGCCTACCCTTTTCTTCTGGGGCCGGTCGATTCGATCGGAAGCTGGCGTTGGGTCGATGGCCTCCAGCTCTCCATGTGCCCTACTGCCCTCTGGTCGTCTCGAATTGCTTGCAGCCTTGCACTTCACTTCACTCCTCTCTCCCCCTGCAAACTTTACTGCCAGCACTCGAGACACCCAGAGCGAGCGAGCTCCAGTCGAAACGGTAGCACACGATTCACGGCGGCACCCAGTAATTTTAGGGATCGATTGACCAGCCGGTACGTCGTACTACTACGAGTGGGGAGTCTCCAGGCTGCCAAATCGGATGGAAGCTAGGATGCGGCGTTAATGTAGTTGAGGTGGTCTGGTTGCCGCCGGGGCCTGGGCGCGTGGGGACGGGAAGGGAGGGGCACGGAGCTCTCATTTAAAATCTTGTTACCGGCACCAGTCACTCTGCCGTGCGCGCCCAATGCCCCGATCATGGCGCGCACGTTACCGTagggcggcgtcgcggccgcCGTCCTGCCGGTCATGGCTCCGGGGTTTTAAAATTGGGGGTGGGGGGCAACTTGTCGCCCGCGGCGCTGGCTGACGGGTGACGCCGTGACGCTGCGGCCTCGCCGAACACGAGCAGAGGTGGCGGAGCAGGTGCTCGGCGCGCTCGCGCCATGTGCTCAGGCAGAAGGCCAGGCTGTAAGTGGCTTCCTCCGCGGACGCCTCGTGACCGCTTCTTGTGGCAAAATGTTTCTGGAACTTGCCGTTTATCTGGGTGACCCGTGACAAGAAGCTTCTTTGTCTTGAACTGTTACTACGACTGGTGATGGTGTGTATGCTGGAGTAGTTGCTAGTAGGCTCCAGTACTGTACTACCTGTCTTAGCCTCGTACTGGCTGTATGGCCCGAGCACAGTAAACGCGTTGGCTCATTCAAGCTGACCGACTCATACGGTTCGTCTATCTTTTGGGCGATCTCGTTGTCCACCTCGGCTTTTGACCGGTCTCGTTGCCATCGGTGGCCGCTAGCTGAGTAGCATGCTTTACAGCTAACAGTTACAGTTACTTGTCCAAATGCACCGTACTAACCCActggggctgtgtttagattccTGGAAAACAGatagaaaaagtcacatcactGTAGTacatttcgtttgtttgtggtaaatattgtcctactatgacctaactaggctcaaaagattcgtctcgcaacgtacatcaaaactatgcaattagtttttttagttatttacatttagtactccatgcatggattatttgttatatttaatgtttcgatgtgatttcgatgtgatggaaagtttggagtttTTGTGGAATATAAACACACCCTGGGACAAAAATAATCTGATATGGAAATGTGCTCATCTTTGGAACCTCTGATGAGTGATGACAAGTCCATTTTACCGTTTACGATCCAAGGCGCTCTGTCCCGGCCGTAGCCGTCGTATGAGTTGGGCTCAGTTTGCCCGCTCTCTGTTCATCACTGTTGCACACGATCTCATCTGCCCGTTCCGGATCGGACGTCTCCCATTCCTCCAACCTCAGAGGATCTCGTTccctatttttttttttgggggggggggggggtcgacaGAAAGCACCGATGCAAGAGCCGGCTTGCAAGTCACTCATTTCGTATATGGTCTGAATCAGAATCGTACGTCTCGTCATGAACTGTAAAGCGGAGCTCGATCCCCAAAAAGGCCTGGGTCGGGTCCCCAACTCGAATCATACCCCTCACATCACCTCTAATCCAGTCCTAGTACTAGTAATTTACAAGTGCATTTTCAGCTAATAATCATGTGGCACTTTTTTTTGTAAGCATTATATAGCGTTGTTGCTGCCGAATCTTTCCATGTGGGCGCTCCTCTTGCTGACGCGGAACTAACGCTACCTAACGGTCGTGGCAGGTACAAGGACGGCTCCGCGGCGCGTGGCGTGGTGGGCACGGACTCGGCGACCATCGCGCTGTCCGGGAACGGCGTCGGCGCGGACGGCAGCAGGCGCGCCAAGCTGCAGGGCGTGGTGCTGGGATGCACGGCCTCGTACGACGGCCAGAGCTTCCAGTCATCGGACGGCGTCCTCAGCCTGGGCAACAGCAACATCTCCTtcgcctcccgcgccgccgcgcgcttcgGGGGCCGCTTCTCCTACTGCCTCGTCGACCACCTCGCGCCGCGCAACGCCACCAGCTACCTCACCTTCGGCCCGGGGCccgaggacgccgccgcgccggagcagacgccgctgctgctcgacCGCCGGATGAGCCCGTTCTACGCCGTGACGGTCGACACCATCTACGTGGCCGGCGAGGCGCTCGACATCCCCGCGGACGTCTGGGACGTCGACaagagcggcggcgcgattcTCGACTCGGGGACGAGCCTCACGATCCTCGCTACCCCGGCGTACAGGGCCGTGGTCGCGGCGCTGAGCAGGCAGCTCGCGGGGCTCCCGAGGGTGAGCATGGATCCGTTCGAGTACTGCTACAACTGGACGGCCGGCGCGCCGGAGATCCCGGAGCTGGAGGTGCACTTCGCGGGGTCGGCGCGTCTGCTGCCGCCGGCGAAGAGCTACGTGATCGACGCGGCGCCCGGGGTGAAGTGCATCGGCGTGCAGGAGGGGGCGTGGCCCGGGGTGTCGGTCATCGGCAACATCCTGCAGCAGGAGCACCTCTGGGAGTTCGACCTCAGGGACCGGTGGCTCCGGTTCAAGGACACGCGCTGCGTCGCCCAATGATTCTGACAGGCGCACACGATTAATCCATCCATCGTCTTGATAAATTTGTAACGGCCTTCGAGTGAATGGTTTCTCTAAATGGAAAGATAAGCTTTAGCGCGATGGGAAAATGTTCAGCTGAGATCGCGCTTCTGCACTTCTGGTGACTTGCAGCTCGAATTTGCACCCCTGATTGCAGACATAACCCAAGAATCTCTGATCAGACCTCAGACCGCAGGGTCATGGAACTCAACACACAAAACTGAACTGACTTCTAAATCTATCTGAACGATGTGAACTGAATGAAACTTTGCAAATTTCACTGCAGTACTGGTAGAAATACGGGGTGTGTGCCCGACCAAGTTCTAGAAAACAATCGAGACAGTGCGAAGAAATTCATGACAACGGGTGGCAGACAACACGGATTCAGGAAATCGGAATGGTCTTGCGCTCTCCCAAACTGAACATATGATGAGCTCCGCTAATTTCAGAGTCACTGAACATCGAAGATAACAGTTAAGTGTATCTGAATTCACATCACCAAGTTTATACctattactaaagcgagtacgaaactGTACGAAAGCACAAGGGGTTCCGGTTTGAGGCTTTCTGGCCACGACTCAATGGCTATGATGAGGTGGTTACAGCAGCTTGGCAAAGAGAACTACAGATTTCTAATCCATATCTGCGTCTACACATCAAGCTGGAAAGAACAGGAAAAGCGCTATGAAAATGGGCGCGGGAAATGATAGGAAACAATAGGGTGCTACTGTGTGCAGCCAAGATGTTGATAGGGATACTAGATGTGGTGCAGGAATTTCGGCAACTAAGTGAACAGGAGTTGGGGCTAAAAAGAGATCTTAAAGTAAAATTTCTTGGAATGACGGCAGTGGAGAAGTTGAGGGCGAAACAAGCGGCCAGGCTAGCAACAGTAAAGGCAGCCGAGGCTAGCTCCAAGTTATTCTATCTACAGGCTAATGGGCGTAGgcgaaaaaaatttatacaatcGATCAACTCGGGGACAGACACAGTTTTCTCTCATGAGGACAAAGTGGAGGCTATTTACAGTCACTTTAGTTCGCTTTTTGGCAGGCCGATCAGCAGAGGTGCAACCTTAAATTGGGAAGTTCTTGGCCTACGACAGCATGATTTAACACACCTTGAAAATGAATTTTCAGAGGACGAAGTAAAAGCCGTCATCAATGATATTGCAGCTGACAAAGCGCCGGGGCCGGATGGTTTCATAGGGATATTCTTTAAAAAAAGCTGGCACGTTATCAAACCTGATCTCATAGCTACTCTGAATTATTTCTACCAGCAGCATGATCAGCACTTTCAACAATTGAATAAGGCTCATATGGTGCTGCTGCCTAAGAAGGAAGACGCACAGATGTTAACTGATTTTCGGCCAATTAGTTTGACTCACTCCATCGCCAAATTGATTTCCAAGATCTTAGCAAGCAGATTGTCGGGAGAGCTAAATGAGTTGATAtcaagatcacaaagtgcttTCATAAAGAGAAGGAGTATTCTGGATAACTTTTTGTATACACAGAATTTGATCCAAGATCTGCATAAGAGAAGGCAGCCGGGTTTATTCTTAAAGTTAGACATAGCAAAAGCTTTTGACACTGTGCGGTGGGACTTTCTAATGGAGGTGCTTGAGCAGTTTGGCTTCCAATCTAAATGGAGAGCCTGGATATCGATTTTGTTGGCAACCAGCTCCACTGCAGTTTTTTTGAATGGTGCCAGGGGTAATTGGTTCAGGCACAACACCGGTTTAAGGCAAGGCGATCCATTATCTCCGTTGTTGTTCATCATAGCCATGGAGACGTTGCAACGACTGTTTCAAATTGCGACAAGAGATGGCCTCCTCTCACCAATAGGAGGCCGGGTAACAAAGTTAAGGGCTAGCTTATATGCCGATGATGCAGCTGTTTTCCTGAACCCAATCAGAGATGAAGTCCAAGTGGTTGCTGGTATTCTTGATTTATTTGGGCAGGCATCTGGACTACATGTCAACTTAAGTAAATGTGCTGTTTACCCGATCAGCTGTCACAGGGTTGATTTGGAAGATGTCATGCAAGTAAAGGAATGTCCATGCTCCTATCTGGGATTGCCTTTGCACACACGGAAACTACGACGAGTGGATTTCCAGCCACTAATTGACAAGGTTGCAAATCGCCTATCTgcatggaaaggaaaattcattAACAGAGCTGGGCGACTAAAGTTGGTTAACTCGGTGCTCTCATCAATCCCAGTATACTTCCTAACAATGTTTGATATTAAGAAGTGGGCTTTGAAAAAGATTGATAAAATCAGGAGAGGTTTAATGTGGAATGGCACCTCAGAAGCAAAAGGAGGACAGTGCTTGGTGGCCTGGGACAAAGTAAAACGCCCAAAACTTAAAGGGGGCCTCGGGTACTTGATTTGGAGAAATTTAGTAGGGCTCTACGTCTTCGTTGGTTGTGGTTCATGTGGGTTGACCCTGACAGGCCATGGGTCGGTTCTGCTGTTCCCTGCTCTGATATCGATCAGCAACTATTCAGGTTCAGTACTAGTGTGACCATTGGTGATGGAAGGCAAGCTCAGTTCTGGAACTCGTCTTGGATGGGTGGTCATGCTCCAAGGGAAATGGCTCCGAATTTGTATAAACTAGCATGGAGGAAGGGGCTGACAGTTCGGGAGGAGATCGGAAATGGGACCTGGACAAGAGGTCTGTGGCGGATGTCGACAGCAACTGAGATGGCAGAGTTCATTCTA
The nucleotide sequence above comes from Panicum virgatum strain AP13 chromosome 3K, P.virgatum_v5, whole genome shotgun sequence. Encoded proteins:
- the LOC120697880 gene encoding aspartic proteinase NANA, chloroplast-like; its protein translation is MAARGHVLALFVLLALAGAAAAGGGRHQHRHRHGRKSARLRLIPSAPGASLADRARDDRHRHAYIRSTLASRRRAAEVGASAFAMPLSSGAYTGTGQYFVRFRVGTPAQPFVLVADTGSDLTWVKCRGAGSPPDAQPPAREFRPAASKSWAPIACSSDTCTSYVPFSLANCSTPASPCAYDYRYKDGSAARGVVGTDSATIALSGNGVGADGSRRAKLQGVVLGCTASYDGQSFQSSDGVLSLGNSNISFASRAAARFGGRFSYCLVDHLAPRNATSYLTFGPGPEDAAAPEQTPLLLDRRMSPFYAVTVDTIYVAGEALDIPADVWDVDKSGGAILDSGTSLTILATPAYRAVVAALSRQLAGLPRVSMDPFEYCYNWTAGAPEIPELEVHFAGSARLLPPAKSYVIDAAPGVKCIGVQEGAWPGVSVIGNILQQEHLWEFDLRDRWLRFKDTRCVAQ